A single Streptomyces mirabilis DNA region contains:
- the cdgB gene encoding diguanylate cyclase CdgB, translated as METESEPYVRLATLRQLHQVMADMNTARSLADTLQTVADGVVTGLGYELACVNLVRPDGDLVVAALAGNSAAEALITGRVGSRASWDRRLNMGEAWGDLRFIPHTEGWVLDDDDVPQWYTDGPAPRFEDEWHPSDRLFAPMYSPGVSGASTGELIGVLSVDRPRNGRRPGAWGREALQMYAFQAAIAISNARLRANMQRALVRLEREQQALRASEESFRQAFEYAPSGMAIAEMGGDQHGRILRTNDALCRLLGRPASAMRRYSFSDLVHPEDIGTLLRTSAEGGRAELRLGRRDGTYVWVSLRNSVVADAADGPRFLLTHVEDIEERKRRELQLAHRASHDSLTGLPNSAELRSRLGSRLCQRPGALQPGTVESLDAAYGHGPFADQAAEHNSYDGHPGGGAGAAGNGSGHGFDLAAGFDAYDAFDHHVHTIAPEGETDDGTKGLAVLFCDLDGFKSINDRFGHNAGDAVLIEVARRLTNGVRDGDTVARLGGDEFVVLADGLGRADAADLAVRLRNAIIPPIRVDGRAVRVGASFGIGWAHCGMTADEVLKSADERMYVEKRSRPKQHRRAG; from the coding sequence ATGGAGACCGAGTCGGAGCCCTATGTCCGTCTTGCGACCCTGCGGCAACTGCATCAGGTGATGGCGGACATGAACACCGCGCGGAGCCTGGCGGACACGCTGCAGACCGTCGCCGACGGCGTGGTCACGGGCCTCGGCTACGAGCTGGCGTGTGTCAATCTCGTACGCCCCGACGGCGACCTCGTGGTCGCCGCGCTCGCCGGCAACTCCGCCGCCGAAGCGCTGATCACCGGCCGGGTCGGCTCCCGCGCCTCCTGGGACCGCCGGCTGAACATGGGCGAGGCCTGGGGTGATCTGCGCTTCATTCCGCACACCGAGGGCTGGGTCCTCGACGACGACGACGTACCGCAGTGGTACACCGACGGGCCCGCGCCGCGCTTCGAGGACGAGTGGCATCCCTCCGACCGCCTCTTCGCGCCGATGTACAGCCCCGGTGTCTCCGGCGCCAGCACCGGTGAGCTGATCGGCGTCCTGTCCGTGGACCGGCCGCGCAACGGACGGCGCCCCGGCGCGTGGGGGCGCGAGGCGCTCCAGATGTACGCCTTCCAGGCCGCCATCGCCATCAGCAACGCGCGTCTACGAGCCAATATGCAGCGCGCCCTGGTCCGCCTCGAGCGTGAGCAGCAGGCCCTGCGCGCCAGCGAGGAGAGCTTCCGGCAGGCCTTCGAGTACGCCCCCTCCGGCATGGCCATCGCCGAGATGGGCGGCGACCAGCACGGCCGCATCCTGCGTACGAACGACGCCCTGTGCCGCCTCCTCGGCCGCCCCGCCTCCGCGATGCGCCGCTACTCCTTCTCCGACCTCGTGCACCCCGAGGACATCGGCACCCTGCTCCGGACGTCCGCCGAGGGCGGGCGCGCCGAGCTCAGACTCGGCCGCCGCGACGGCACCTACGTCTGGGTCTCGCTGCGCAACTCCGTCGTCGCGGACGCCGCCGACGGCCCCCGCTTCCTGCTCACGCACGTCGAGGACATAGAGGAACGCAAGCGCCGCGAGCTCCAGCTCGCCCACCGCGCCTCGCACGACTCGCTCACCGGCCTGCCGAACTCGGCCGAGCTGCGCTCCCGCCTCGGCTCCCGCCTCTGCCAGCGCCCCGGGGCCCTTCAGCCGGGCACGGTCGAGTCGCTGGACGCGGCGTACGGGCACGGTCCGTTCGCGGACCAGGCGGCCGAGCACAACTCCTACGACGGCCACCCCGGAGGCGGCGCAGGCGCCGCGGGCAACGGGAGCGGGCACGGGTTCGACCTCGCCGCGGGCTTCGACGCGTACGACGCCTTCGACCACCATGTGCACACCATCGCGCCCGAGGGCGAGACGGACGACGGCACCAAGGGGCTCGCGGTGCTCTTCTGCGACCTCGACGGCTTCAAGTCGATCAACGACCGCTTCGGGCACAACGCGGGCGACGCGGTGCTCATCGAGGTCGCCAGACGCCTGACGAACGGTGTCCGGGACGGCGACACGGTGGCCAGGCTCGGCGGTGACGAGTTCGTGGTGCTCGCCGACGGGCTCGGCCGGGCCGACGCGGCCGACCTCGCCGTACGACTGCGGAACGCGATCATCCCGCCGATCCGTGTGGACGGCCGGGCCGTCCGGGTGGGCGCCAGCTTCGGCATCGGGTGGGCACACTGTGGCATGACGGCGGACGAGGTCTTGAAATCCGCTGACGAACGTATGTACGTCGAGAAACGGTCTCGTCCCAAACAGCATCGGCGTGCCGGATAA
- a CDS encoding flavin reductase family protein has product MSNDEFRAAMSRLAAGVVLVTAHEPALDPEGPGGEDVGMTATAFLSVSLDPPLVMVSLREGSRMDDLLDEQPLWAVSVLSESQRHIAGRFAMKGRISDRLLFEDIPYVRGETSGALLVGGALATLECRTEQRVAAGDHTLVIGRVLTASVPSGDGGPLLYFKGRYQQLG; this is encoded by the coding sequence GTGAGCAACGACGAGTTCCGTGCCGCCATGTCCCGGCTGGCCGCGGGTGTGGTCCTGGTGACCGCGCACGAGCCCGCGCTGGACCCGGAAGGCCCCGGCGGTGAGGACGTCGGCATGACGGCGACGGCCTTCCTGTCCGTCTCCCTGGACCCGCCCCTCGTCATGGTCAGCCTGCGCGAGGGCTCCCGCATGGACGACCTGCTCGACGAACAGCCCTTGTGGGCCGTCTCCGTGCTCTCCGAGAGCCAGCGCCACATCGCGGGCCGCTTCGCCATGAAGGGCCGCATCAGCGACCGTCTGCTCTTCGAGGACATCCCGTACGTCCGTGGCGAGACGTCCGGGGCACTCCTGGTGGGCGGCGCCCTGGCGACCCTGGAGTGCCGCACCGAGCAGCGGGTCGCCGCCGGTGACCACACCCTCGTCATCGGGCGGGTGCTGACCGCGTCGGTACCGAGCGGGGACGGCGGACCGCTGCTGTACTTCAAGGGGCGCTACCAGCAGTTGGGCTGA